A genome region from Lucilia cuprina isolate Lc7/37 chromosome 3, ASM2204524v1, whole genome shotgun sequence includes the following:
- the LOC124419067 gene encoding zinc finger protein 287-like: MNYQKNTKEVCRICLDENVILNWNNMLFDYYGITYKECYYKYTQLDCNDPDIFPSMLCQNCLNGLQNIHTLILRAIESHKYFEETHLINLEIEEDQCQDVIDIKCNPTEFETVLMDEQIVDETNEQHTNFDKSVKDKIKSVDLDSTDDESIAALKYNMLNSCKRKAIREISEPNVDNNEKRISPDENKDKPEDRKISKFKNNCKNIKNKKDRVKQKDQKIICSVCSREFANKCIAKKHEVTHAKNRERKETCEICGLKLYTRNSLLQHLEIHDKNREKTQKCEYCSKAFYRKGELNIHRRIHLGQMVACNICSKEFFRKHELNQHMSTHSTIALNAEIRKRSKYFVRCKDCGKNILSTSYKSHKAAHLKTPLVKCSLCNNEYYSRSSCCVHLKRIHKKRKEEFDDCIIVLKKDRISRLYIEQTEDIEPAD; the protein is encoded by the exons ATGAATTACCAAAAGAATACAAAGGAAGTTTGTCGGATTTGTTTGGATGAAAACGTTATTTTGAACTGGAATAATATGTTATTTGATTACTATGGGATAACATACAAAGAGTGCTACTACAAATACACCCAGTTGGATTGTAatg ATCCTGATATATTCCCCTCAATGTTatgtcaaaattgtttaaatggtTTACAAAATATCCATACTCTTATCTTAAGAGCTATAGAATCgcataaatattttgaagaaaCACATCTCATCAATTTAGAAATAGAGGAAGACCAATGTCAAGATGTAATTGATATTAAGTGTAATCCAACAGAATTCGAAACTGTATTAATGGACGAACAAATAGTAGATGAAACAAATGAACAACACACAAATTTCGATAAATCtgttaaagataaaataaaatctgttgATTTGGATAGCACTGACGATGAAAGTATTGCagcattaaaatataatatgctAAATAGTTGCAAACGTAAGGCAATAAGGGAAATCAGTGAACCCAATGTGGATAACAATGAAAAACGAATTTCACCAGATGAAAACAAAGATAAACCAGAAGATAGAAAAatcagtaaatttaaaaataattgcaagaatattaaaaacaaaaaggatcGTGTAAAGCAAAAAGATCAAAAAATTATATGCTCCGTTTGCT CTAGAGAATTTGCCAATAAATGTATAGCAAAAAAACACGAAGTGACACATGCTAAAAATAGGGAACGTAAAGAAACATGTGAAATTTGTGGTCTTAAGCTCTATACTAGGAATAGTCTTCTTCAGCACCTGGAAATACATGATAAAAATCGTGAAAAGACACAGAAGTGTGAATATTGTTCGAAAGCCTTTTATAGAAAAGGAGAACTTAATATACATCGGCGCATACATTTGGGACAAATGGTAGCCTGTAATATATGTTCTAAGGAGTTCTTCAGAAAACACGAATTAAATCAACATATGTCTACGCATTCAACTATAGCTTTAAATGCGGAAATAAGGAAGAGA tcaaaatattttgtacgCTGTAAGGATTGTGGCAAAAACATACTTAGTACAAGTTACAAATCTCATAAAGCTGCTCATCTAAAAACTCCTCTAGTGAAATGTTCCCTCTGCAATAACGAGTATTACAGTCGAAGCag ctGCTGTGTTCATTTAAAAAGGATCCATAAAAAACGGAAAGAAGAATTCGATGATTGCATAATCGTATTAAAGAAGGATCGAATATCACGTTTGTATATAGAGCAAACTGAAGACATAGAACCTGCGGATTAA